One window of the Cryptosporangium aurantiacum genome contains the following:
- a CDS encoding AI-2E family transporter, which produces MSWLLRVRDEARERLAAARESDDLPPERPESPGVVLLPAGEPDNESVPVALRVAAAWAWRLVIVAAVLYGLAHIISMLRFVVIPLMVALLLAALLEPAAGWLRKRGAPNALAATTILVFGLVFVFGTLYLVIQAFINGLQDLTEQVNQALNEGRDWLLSGPLHISQEQIDSYVDRAQKWLSENSSSLTSGALSTATTLGEVVTGFFLVLFTLFFFLKDGSQIWRFITRLLPRPARPAVRQAGQYSWHTLTSYVRATVFVAFVDAVGIGIGLAVLKVPLTLPLSALVFLGAFIPVIGATLSGAVAVAVALVTQGPAAALIILAVVIGVQQLEGHVLQPLIMGRAVALHPLAVILAIAIGITVAGIVGGLVAVPVLAVLNTAIRYLVVRPEGGPAPAGPDAPPGTVPTDDDQAAVEEARTDAVESSGGAAGRAGAPVPAQTAPTAAPAPPTPPPTSEPPGPAPTS; this is translated from the coding sequence GTGAGTTGGCTGTTGCGGGTGCGCGACGAGGCGCGAGAGAGGCTCGCGGCCGCACGGGAGAGCGACGACCTACCTCCCGAGCGTCCCGAGTCGCCGGGCGTCGTCCTGCTGCCTGCCGGCGAGCCGGACAACGAGAGCGTGCCGGTCGCGCTGCGGGTCGCCGCAGCCTGGGCCTGGCGCCTGGTCATCGTCGCGGCCGTGCTCTACGGGCTGGCCCACATCATCTCGATGCTGCGCTTCGTCGTGATTCCGCTGATGGTCGCGCTCCTGCTCGCGGCCTTGCTGGAACCGGCGGCCGGATGGCTGCGCAAACGTGGTGCGCCCAATGCCTTGGCCGCGACCACGATCCTGGTGTTCGGGCTCGTGTTCGTGTTCGGCACGCTGTATCTCGTCATCCAGGCGTTCATCAACGGTCTGCAGGACCTGACCGAACAGGTCAACCAGGCGCTCAACGAGGGCCGCGACTGGCTGCTGTCCGGGCCGCTGCACATCTCCCAGGAACAGATCGACAGCTACGTCGACCGCGCGCAGAAGTGGTTGTCGGAGAACAGTTCGTCGCTGACGTCCGGTGCGCTCAGCACCGCGACGACGCTCGGCGAGGTCGTGACCGGGTTCTTCCTGGTGCTGTTCACGCTGTTCTTCTTCCTGAAGGACGGCAGTCAGATCTGGCGCTTCATCACCCGGTTGCTGCCCCGCCCGGCCCGGCCGGCCGTTCGGCAGGCCGGTCAGTACTCCTGGCACACGCTGACGTCCTACGTCCGTGCGACGGTGTTCGTCGCGTTCGTCGACGCGGTCGGTATCGGCATCGGCTTGGCGGTGCTCAAGGTGCCGCTCACGCTGCCGTTGTCCGCGCTGGTGTTCCTCGGTGCGTTCATCCCGGTGATCGGTGCGACGCTGTCCGGCGCGGTGGCGGTTGCGGTCGCGCTGGTGACGCAGGGCCCGGCGGCGGCGCTGATCATCCTCGCCGTCGTCATCGGGGTGCAGCAGCTCGAGGGACACGTGCTGCAGCCGCTGATCATGGGACGCGCGGTCGCGCTGCACCCGCTGGCGGTCATCCTCGCGATCGCGATCGGGATCACGGTCGCCGGCATCGTCGGTGGTCTGGTCGCGGTGCCGGTGCTGGCGGTGTTGAACACCGCGATCCGCTATCTCGTCGTGCGACCGGAGGGCGGTCCCGCGCCGGCCGGACCGGACGCTCCACCGGGGACCGTGCCGACGGACGACGACCAGGCCGCGGTGGAGGAAGCGCGGACCGACGCGGTGGAGAGCAGCGGCGGGGCCGCGGGGCGGGCCGGGGCGCCGGTGCCCGCGCAGACGGCGCCGACCGCTGCGCCGGCGCCTCCTACTCCGCCACCGACGAGTGAGCCACCCGGCCCGGCACCAACCAGCTGA
- a CDS encoding GroES family chaperonin, whose amino-acid sequence MSTEPGLVNSASDGLPIHLLHDRVLVKLEGKPGERKSSAGIVIPATALMGRRLAWATAVAVGPQVRSVEVGDRVLFDPDEKSEVELQGTDYVLMRERDVHAVAASRVEAEGTGLYL is encoded by the coding sequence GTGAGTACCGAACCCGGCCTGGTCAACTCGGCGAGCGACGGCCTGCCGATCCACCTGCTGCACGACCGGGTCCTGGTCAAGCTCGAGGGCAAGCCGGGTGAGCGGAAGTCGAGCGCGGGCATCGTCATTCCGGCGACCGCGTTGATGGGTCGCCGGCTCGCGTGGGCGACCGCGGTGGCGGTGGGACCGCAGGTCCGCTCGGTGGAGGTCGGCGACCGGGTCCTGTTCGACCCCGACGAGAAGTCGGAGGTCGAGTTGCAGGGCACCGACTACGTGCTGATGCGCGAACGCGACGTCCACGCGGTGGCCGCCTCCCGCGTGGAAGCGGAAGGCACCGGGCTCTACCTCTAG
- a CDS encoding PrsW family intramembrane metalloprotease: MVYPPAAPGQPGQQPGVPHPSEGMVRPAPMVPWHKRRWVGVAVIVVAVGVIGLAGLGIYGILGYSLGPGALILALGTAVLPVPFLLAFFWWLDRYEPEPRRYLAFAFGWGACVATFAALIINSFGGKVITGAGGSESTTAVLVAPPTEEFFKAIPLFVLLGLALTGRRQINGVVDGIVYAGMSAVGFAFTENVLYFGSAYLGDEEKNMPGGITALIVTFVLRGIFSPFAHPLFTAMTGVGVGLAVRSRHTWVRIVAPIGGLTLAVLLHGTWNLLASSQDFSIILTGYVVIMLPILAVMITVAIVLRGREAKVVGRVLPVYAEAGWFTPQEIAALATMQTRRAGRQWARQIAGGIGAKAMSDYQFAATKLALARDSLARGITNKEFADEERQLLATVDARRQYILQNARPGATMPWAAAPVSVYPGGHNPNYVSGSYPGPNYVGGSVPNQAYNPTYYGGGGRHPGYHPHHAPGSKPDGSY; this comes from the coding sequence ATGGTTTATCCTCCCGCGGCACCGGGACAGCCCGGGCAGCAGCCGGGCGTGCCCCACCCGTCGGAGGGGATGGTCCGGCCTGCCCCGATGGTGCCCTGGCACAAGCGTCGCTGGGTCGGCGTCGCGGTCATCGTGGTGGCGGTCGGCGTCATCGGCCTCGCCGGTCTGGGCATTTACGGCATTCTGGGCTACAGCCTGGGCCCGGGCGCGCTGATCCTCGCGCTCGGCACCGCCGTGCTGCCGGTCCCGTTCCTGCTGGCGTTCTTCTGGTGGCTCGACCGGTACGAGCCGGAGCCGCGCCGGTATCTGGCGTTCGCGTTCGGCTGGGGTGCCTGCGTGGCGACGTTCGCCGCGCTGATCATCAACTCGTTCGGCGGCAAGGTGATCACCGGCGCCGGCGGGTCGGAGTCGACGACGGCCGTCCTGGTCGCGCCGCCCACCGAGGAGTTCTTCAAGGCGATTCCGCTGTTCGTCCTGCTCGGCCTCGCGCTGACCGGTCGGCGGCAGATCAACGGCGTCGTCGACGGCATCGTCTACGCCGGGATGTCCGCGGTGGGGTTCGCGTTCACCGAGAACGTCCTCTACTTCGGCTCGGCCTACCTCGGTGACGAGGAGAAGAACATGCCGGGCGGCATCACCGCCCTGATCGTCACGTTCGTCCTTCGTGGCATCTTCTCGCCATTCGCTCACCCGCTCTTCACCGCGATGACCGGTGTGGGCGTCGGGTTGGCGGTTCGCAGCCGCCACACCTGGGTCCGGATCGTCGCACCGATCGGTGGCCTGACCCTGGCGGTGCTGCTGCACGGCACCTGGAACCTGCTGGCCTCCAGCCAAGACTTCAGCATCATCCTGACCGGATATGTGGTGATCATGCTGCCGATCCTGGCCGTGATGATCACGGTCGCGATCGTGCTGCGCGGGCGGGAGGCCAAGGTCGTCGGCCGGGTGCTCCCGGTCTACGCCGAGGCCGGGTGGTTCACCCCCCAGGAGATCGCCGCGCTGGCCACCATGCAGACGCGACGCGCAGGCCGGCAGTGGGCACGGCAGATCGCGGGCGGCATCGGCGCGAAAGCGATGTCCGACTACCAGTTCGCCGCTACCAAGCTGGCGCTCGCGCGCGACTCGCTGGCGCGCGGCATCACGAACAAAGAGTTCGCGGACGAAGAACGGCAGCTGCTGGCCACGGTGGACGCCCGGCGGCAGTACATCCTGCAGAACGCCCGGCCGGGCGCGACGATGCCGTGGGCGGCGGCGCCGGTCTCGGTCTACCCGGGCGGGCACAACCCGAACTACGTCAGCGGCAGCTACCCGGGGCCGAACTACGTGGGCGGCAGCGTGCCGAACCAGGCGTACAACCCGACGTACTACGGCGGCGGTGGCCGCCACCCCGGTTACCACCCGCACCACGCGCCCGGCTCCAAGCCGGACGGCAGCTACTAG